In Saprospiraceae bacterium, the sequence CAGGTTCATTTCAGAGCTCTGCTCCTGGGGCTTTAAAACAATTAGATGCAGGATCACTGTACACGGTCAATTCTTCTAAGGTGTTTCTTGATGCTTCAAATAGTTTGACCGGATATAGGCATGATACTTTGTTTATATCTACTAATGATAAAGTGACTTATCAGGAATCTGCAAGCCTGATGGGAATGTTGCAGGCGGGTTTGGGATGGAATGTTTTCCCTCGTTTCCACCTGGAATCTGGTTTTGATTTCAGACGAAGTTTTAGTAAAAATCAAGACAAACTATTGATTCAATATGCGACACCAGTTAATAATGGTCTCACCAATAGTATTACGAATGCCGGAACATTTATGGTAGACAATGCTGCTTCACTCCATCGTACTTCACTGTATCTTCAAGCGGGATACATGCTAAACAGTCGTTTAGGGTTAAATGCAGGACTTGTTTCAAAGCCTTTTCAGTCTGGGTCTGGTAGCGTATTACAGAGCGCTGCCGATCGGCCTAATAATGGCGGGTTTAGCCAATTATCATTAAAAGGGTCGGGACAGCAGCCATTCATTATTGATTTTAATCTGAGATATCGGTTTTAGCAGCCAAATTCTTTACAGGTAAAGCGCTAATTTGAAGAAAGTTTATAACAGATAAAATCCTATTTTTGCGGCTCTAAAATCAAATTATGGGTCGAATATTCGAAGTAAGAAAGTCGAAAATGTTTGCCAGGTACGACCGTATGGCTAAACAATTTACACGCATAGGTAAAGAAATCATTATTGCTGTTAAAGCCGGAGGACCGGATCCTGATGGAAATGCTCAATTAAGACGGTGCATGGCCAATGCCAAGTCGGTCAATATGCCCAAAGACCGCATCGAAAGCGCCATCAAAAGAGCTAGCGGAAAAGATCAGGCCAGCTATGACGAAGTCATGTTTGAAGGATATGGTCCAGGTGGAGTAGCTGTATTGGTAGAAGCAGCTACAGACAATAATACCAGGACTGTAGCCAACGTGAGGGCACTGTTTAATAAGTATGGTGGCAGCCTCGGGACCCATGGGTCTGTCAGCTTTATGTTTAACAAAATGGGTGTATTCAAATTGCACCCGGAAGGCATCCAGATTGAAGACCTCGAAATGGAGCTTATTGACTTTGGTTTGGAAGAAATGGGGGAGGGTACAGGAGAAAACGATGAACCCGTAATAGTGATCAGAGTCCCTTTTAATGAGTTTGGTACTATGCAAAAAGCACTTGAAGACAAAAATATCATTCCGATCTCCTCAGAAATGGAATGGATACCATTAAATACAACTTCCCTGGAGGATGAAAAAGCTGAGGATGTACTGAAGCTGGTTGCAAAAATGGAGGAAGATGATGATGTGCAAAAGGTGTTTCACAACCTGGCTTAGATCAGAGTCCTTCTAATATGCAGATATACAGTGCATTATTTTAAATTTTTAGTTACGAGTCTCTGTCCTTAAAATCTTTAACAATACAAGGAGCATTTTGCTCAGTGATATCGTTATACTGCATGATACCTGAATTTTTCGAAATTCCAGGATAGAAGGGCTTACTCTAAGTCGGATCTTTATTACACTTTAATCAAAGTTTTGTTGATCAATTTTATTGAATAACAAAATAGTTGACTGGAGTTTATTTAAAAGATTTTCACGAGGTTATTTTCAGAATTTAACCTCCATCGCTCTCTCTAAATCAAACAATTAAAACAATATGTCCAAAAGATTACTAAATCGATTTTTGAGCATTGGCATAATGGTTTTTATGACCCATTTCGCCGAAGCTCAGATTAAAATCACAGGCCTCCTACAGGATGAATCCCAACAACCATTGATCGGTGCCAATGTCTTGGTGAAGGGTACTCAAAATGGCACCATTACAGATATAGATGGTAGATTTTCTATCGATGCTCAGCTCAATGATGTCATTCAGTTTAGTTATGTTGGATTTCAGTCCAAAGAGCATATAGTTACATCAGCCGAAGATCTGGTCATTACGATAGAATCAGGAGTACTCGGGGTATCAGAAGTAGTGGTAGTAGCTTACGGTACGGTAAAAAGATCAAACTTTACTGGATCGGCCAATACGATCAGCAGTGAACAATTGAGCAATCGCTCTTTGGGCAATGTGGCATCTGCTTTGGTAGGTGCCGCTCCAGGTGTGCAGACCAATGCAGTCAATGGACAGCCAGGAAGTGCTCCAGCGATCAGAGTAAGAGGTTTCGGTTCTGTGAATGCATCTAATGCACCTTTATTTGTAGTGGATGGCGTTCCTTTTTCAGGCAATGTAGCCAATATAAATGCCGACGATGTGGAAAGTATATCTATTCTAAAAGATGCCGCCTCTACTGCTTTGTATGGATCCAGAGCTGCAAATGGAGTGGTCATGATCACCACCAAAAAAGGTAAAATTGGACACAACAATGTAAGTCTTAAATTAAGTCGTGGAGTATCTTCTAGAGCGCTCCCTGAGTATGAGCGTGTCGATGCTTTTCAATATTATCCATTGATGTGGGAAGCATATAGAAATAGCCTTGCTTTTCGTGCATCCAATCCGGTAGCAATAGCTACAGCCAGTGAGACGGCTACAAAGGATATTGCTGGTCTATTGGCTTACAATCCATTCAATGTCGCAGGAAACACAGTCGTAGGTACAGATGGAAAACTCAATCCAGCAGCCAGTCTCATCTATAATCCTGAGGACCTGGATTGGCAAAAATTCATCACCCGTCAAGGAAATCGAAATGATGCTTCTGTCAATATATCCGGAGGACAAGGAAAAATGGATTATTTGATTTCATTAGGTTATCTTGATGAAAAGTCTTTTTTGGTCAGGTCCGATTTTAAAAGGTATACCGGAAGAGTCAATATCAATAATCAGGCTTTGCCTTGGTTCAGAACCGGTCTCAATCTCAGTGGTACTTTTGTAAAATCCAATCTGGCTTCGTCTACCGGAGGGACCGCATTTGTCAATCCTTTTAACTTCGCCAGAAACATTGGTCCTATCTTTCCAGTATATGCTTATGATCCAGCTAATCCGGGCCAATACTTGTTAAATGGTCTGGGAGAAAAACAATATGATTTTGGAAATCTCAGTGCATTAGGATTGCCTAATAGACCTGGAGGAGGATATGGAGGTCGTCACATTGTGGCTGAAACAGAATTAAACCAGGAGTTTTTTAATCGTAATGCCTGGGGTGCACGTACCTATGGCGAAATCAGCTTTTTGAAGGATTTTAAATTTACTACTAATGTGACTGTAGATGCATCCAACCGCACAGATTATGATTATGACAATGCCATTATTGGTGACGGAGCTCCAGGTGGCCGCTCAGATAAACAGTACGCTAATGTGACCAGTTTTACTCTTAACCAGTTGCTTAATTATAGCAAAGCATTCGGTAGACACAATTTTGATTTCCTGTTTGGCCATGAAAATTTTGACTACAAGGATGATAATTTGCGAGGATTCAGAGCCGGACAGATCCTGGAAGGAAATATAGAATTGGTCAATTTTACGACCACCACTACATCCAGGTCGGAGGCAAATAAATATAAAATCGAAAGTTATTTCTCAAGACTGATGTATGATATAGACAATAAATATTTTGCCACTTTATCTTACAGAACAGATGGGTCTTCTAAGTTTTCCAAGAAAAACAGGTGGGGTGATTTTTATTCTGCCAGTGCAGCCTGGAGAATGGATCAGGAATCATTTATTAAGAATATATCCTGGATCAATGCTTTAAAACTGAGAACTTCCTATGGAGTGACCGGCAATGACGGAGTACTCGATCCTGATGGGCTTACTTTATTATATCCATCACAACCATTATATACCATTGGATTTAACAATGCTGCCGAACCCGGTATCATCCAAAACAGCCTGGGCAACGAAGATCTTGAATGGGAATCCAATACCACCTTTGATGTGGCGCTTGAATTTGAAGTTTTTAAAAGTAGACTTGGTGGCACAATAGAATATTTTGATAGAAAATCCGATAACCTGTTGTTCCAGGTCCCGCTTCCAATATCAGCAGGTATTACTTCTCAAATCAAAAACGTTGGATCTATGTTTAATCGGGGAGTAGAGCTTAATCTTTTTTCTGACATCATAAGGACTAAAAATTTTAACTGGAACATCAATTTTAATGTCACTGCACTAAAAAATCAAATCACCAAATTGCCTCAAGAAGAAATCATCTCTGGCACCAAAAAACTTAGTGTGGGACATTCTATCTACGACTATTGGTTGAGAGACTGGTATGGAGTAGATCCTGCTAATGGTAATGGATTATATACAGCCAATGCATTTAGTGCCAGCAATACCAAAGTTCTAGCCAATGGAGATTCCGTATCTAGTAGTCAAAATAATGCACGATTTCATTATGCCGGATCTGCTATCCCGGATTTTTATGGTAGCGTCACAATACTTTCACTTATAAAGGGCTATCGCTTTCAACACTGTTGACTTACCAAAGGGGAGGACTTACTTATGATGCAACTTATGCTACCTTGATGTCTTCAGGCAACTATGGTGCAGCTTTGCATAAGGATCTTCTCAGAAGATGGCAGACAGAAGGAGATATCACCAATATACCTCGTATGGATGTTTCTCAGACAGCAGTTTTTGGAGCTCAATCTGACAGATGGCTTACGGATGCTTCTTTTATCAATATTCGCAATGTCGAATTGGCTTATACCTTTTCTAAGAAAGTGGTTAATAAAATGAAGATTTCTGGTGCTCGCGTATTTTTAAATGCTGAAAACCTAAAAATGTTTTCAAAAAGAACAGGCATGAATCCGGAAGAATCGTTTACCGGGGTCACCTCAAATGAATTTATACCCGCCCGAATAATCAGTGGGGGCGTAAACATAAATTTCTAAACTCAAATTTTATTGAAAATGAAATATTTAAAACTATCAATAATTGTAGCAACGCTTTTTATTTTAGCTTCATGTGGAGATGACTATCTGGATACCACTCCCACAGACTTGGTATCTTCCAGCGCTGCTTTTCAAAACATTACCAATGCATGGGCCGCACTAAATGGCATCCATCGTGCATTATACGTGCAATATGCCAATCAAGGCGAAGGTGGCGAAGGCAATCTCAATCTCAACAGGGATGTTCTTGGAGAAGATTATGTGATGACTGCTGTTGGAAATGGTTGGTTTAACAATTCATATAAATGGCTGGACCATAGAAGCGAGACCAGCGCATTAAGTAAATATCCCTATGCAGTTTATTACAGGTTGATTGGCAATGCCAACCTCATCATCGCCAATATTGATGGGATCGCTGCAGATCCCGCTGAGATAAACGCCATCAAGGGACAGGCTCTGGTATATCGTGCATGGTCACACTTTCAATTGGTACAATTGTATGGACAGAGATATGACAAGTCAAAAGCACCTAATACTCAATTAGGGGTGCCGCTGATGCTTACGCCGACCAGTGAAGGTCAGACTCGGGCTGCAGTAGAAGAGGTTTACACTCAAGTGCACAAGGATTTGGATGATGCGATTAGTTTTTTGCCTGCAACTTCCCGAAAGAACAAATCCCATTTTAACGGGCAAGTGGCCAAAGGCATCAAAGCCAGGGTATATCTGGCTCAACAGGACTATCCAAATGCTGCCAAATTTGCAGCTGAGGCTCGTGCAGGATTTAATCTTATGACAAACGCAGACTATTTAAGTGGCTTTAATAATGTGAGCAACCAGGAATGGATGTGGGGTAGCGATCAGATAGATGAGCAAACTACTTTTTTCTATTCTTATTTTGCCTATGTATCCTGCAATTTTAATTCTACCAACATCAGGACCAATCCCAAAGCCATCAATTCGACTTTGTACAAAATGATCTCCGATACCGATGTTAGAAAAAAATGCTGGGATCCCACCGGAAGTGCCTCCGCCATCACTCCTCCAGGAGGGCTGAAAAAGCCATATATGACACAAAAATTTTTGGCCAGTAGTTCTAGTAATAGCGTTGGAGATGTACCCTACATGCGCGCAGGCGAGATGTACCTCATAGAAGCAGAAGCCAAAGCCAGAAGTAATGATAATTCCGGCGCACAAGATGTATTGTTTATCTTGGCCAAAAACCGGGATCCCAACTATGTCAAATCCACCAAAACTGGAACCGAGCTGATCGAGGAAATCATGATTCAGCGTAGAGTGGAGCTTTGGGGCGAGGGATTCCGATTTACCGACCTGAAGCGATTAAACCTGCCCTTAAACAGAAATGGAGCTAATCATCAATCCGCGCTTTGTTTGATCTTTGATGTACCGGCAGGGGATAAACAGTGGGAATTTTTATTTCCCAGGGATGAACTCAATGCCAACCCACAGATCGTTCAAAACCCACTCTAGAAGGATGGTTATGTTCTAAAGCAGAATGACCCTAAAAAAAGCAAAGGCTACCAAAGATGGTAGCCTTTGCTTTTTTTAGGGTCAGGTACTTGATCGAATAGGTGACTCCTTATGATTTTTTGATGGAATCTGCTTTCTTTGGCACCGGATCATATCCCCAGCTTCCCCATGGATGGCACCTTGCTATTCTTTTGATGCCCAGCCAGGAACCCTTGATTACGCCCCACTCGTCGATTGCCTGGATCATATAGTGTGAACAAGTTGGGTCATACCTGCATTTGTTGGCACCAAGTAAAGGAGAAAGTAAATATTGGTAGGCCCTGATAGGAAAAATAAAGATGCCTTTGATGATTCTATGGCTTGTATCTACAACCTTCTTCATGTGCCATTAATAATTCACTGATTCTTCAAAGTGTTTGGAGTTGAACAGCATATAACCTGTTTTGCCTTTGACTTTGATATTGATGATGTTTTTTTGATCATCATATAACTCCATCAGCACATTATATTTTACTTTTATCTGATTAAAATTGGACGGCATTGGATACTCCATATATGACCACACAGCTAGTTGATCCTCTGAAGCTTCCTTGCCAATAAACTTGCCGGCAGTGGCTTTGTTGTCGATTTGAATTTGAAGTTTTTTATCAAGATATTTTGACAAAACAGCTTCAGCGGTGCTCACTTCTTTGTCAGTACAAAGGTGCAGATCGCTGGCGCCTTCTTTGGCCAAGACTGTCTGAAGGTCATCCAGGTAGATTTGGGTGGCTACTTCCAGCGTGTTGGCATCAGCATTATATTGGATTTCACATTTGCTTAGGTGAATAGCGTGAAAATAATCTGAGGAACAATCAACACCTTTGCCGGCGAGGCTGACCAAGGATAAAATTATATAAAGTGACCAGTTTGTAATCATTTTTTTCTTGATATGATGCATTAATAAACAAGAATCACCAAAACTTAGTTTCGTACATCAAATATAGGGCCACCAGACCAGCCAGGATAGACAATAATTTTGACCAAATTGGAAATCCATTTTTAACTATTCTCAACACCACCCAGGTAAGTGTCATCAAACTCAATACAATACCGATCTGACCGACCTCTATGCCTACATTAAATGAAAATAGTGGTTTGATAATGTTTTCTTCTTTACCTAATAAGCTTTTAAAATAATTAGAGAAGCCACTTCCATGGATAAATCCAAAAAACATGGGTAATACATATTTCCACCAGGTCATCTTGAGTCCTGGTCTGGCTACTGTAAGATTTAAGATAGCAGTGATCAGTATAGTCACCGGTATAAGAAACTCAATAATCTTTGATGGAAAGACCAGGATATTCAATGCTGAAAGCCCTAAGGTCAGGGAATGGCCAATGGTAAAGGCGGTCACCAATACCAAAACTTTGCGCCAGTCCGAAGGCGTATATATTGCGCAAAGCGCTACAATAAAGAGGATATGGTCATAGGCTTTGATGTCGGCAATGTGCTGTATGCCAAGTTGAAAAAAAGTATAAAACTCTGAATTCATTTGACTGCAATATTAACCATCCTTTAATAAAAAATCCGGAAGTAACTACAAATAGTCTACCTCCGGACCTGGATGATATTTTAACTAAAATTAGTATCTGTAATAATCAGGTTTATAAGGACCTTCAGTTTTGATTCCGAGGTAATCCGCCTGTTCGGTATCCAACGTATCCAGTTCGACACCAATTTTTTCAAGATGCAGCCTGGCAACCATTTCATCAAGATGTTTAGGCAACATGTAGACTTTGTTATCATACTTGTCACGATTAGTCCAAAGTTCGATTTGAGCTAATACCTGGTTGGTAAATGAAGTAGACATCACGAAGGATGGATGCCCCATCGCACAACCCAGATTGACCAATCTTCCTTCAGCCAATAAGATAATGTCATTGCCATCTATGTTGTACATGTCTACCTGTGGCTTGATTTGATCTTTAGTCTGGCCATAGTTTTTATTGAGCCAGGCTACATCGATTTCATTGTCAAAGTGACCTATATTGCACACGACTGCTTTGTCTTTCATGAGTTTGAAGTGCTCACCCGTCACCACATTGAGACAGCCAGTGGCGGTTACAAGGATATTGGCTTCTGGCAGCGCTTTAGACATCTTTTTAACTTCAAAACCGTCCATAGCTGCTTGTAGTGCACAAATAGGGTCGATTTCGGTAATGATCACTCTGCAGCCAGCACCTCTGAGTGAAGCAGCAGATCCTTTGCCAACATCTCCATATCCTGCCACTACTGCAACTTTTCCAGCAAGCATCAAATCTGTTGCTCGTCTGATTGCGTCTACACAGCTCTCTCTACAACCATATTTATTGTCAAATTTAGACTTAGTCACAGAATCATTTACATTGATAGCTGGTACTGGCAGGGTGCCTTTACCTACACGCTCGTACAATCTATGGACACCGGTCGTCGTCTCTTCACTGATACCACCAAGACCAGCGACCAGTTCTGGATATTGATCAAGCACTACATTAGTCAGATCTCCGCCGTCATCGAGGATCATATTAAGTGGTTTGCCATCTTTAAAGGCAAACAAAGTCTGTTCAATGCACCATTCGTATTCTTCATTGGTCAATCCTTTCCAGGCAAATACCGGTACACCTGCAGCAGCAATAGCGGCAGCCGCATGATCCTGGGTAGAAAATATATTGCAAGAAGACCAGCTTACTTCAGCGCCTAATGCGACGAGCGTCTCTATGAGTACGGCAGTCTGTATGGTCATGTGCAGACATCCGGCTATACGAGTTCCTTGTAAAGGTTTGGACACTCCGTATTGTTCTCTCAGTGCTATTAGACCGGGCATTTCTGCTTCTGCCAGGAGTATTTCTTTGCGACCCCAATCAGCCAAAGACATGTCTTTTACTTTGTAAGGGAGTTTTGCATGTATTGTTTCCATTATAAATATTTAAATATGTAATCTTAAAGGCCGCAAAGGTATGAAATAGCCTGGATTTTATCGTTGAATAGGATAGTATTTAATAATAATCTGAACAGATAAATACCACATCTTATAGTGTTTGTGATTGAATTAATTATATTTGATTATTGCAAATGTTAAGCTTTATGGAATTTTATCCTTAAAAAGCACTTATATAAGAATCAATCATATGGTACAACCGACTTAATAAATCTCATTGTCAACCATCCTTATACCAATTATGAAGTATAGAAAAACCAAAAACCAAATAGCAAAATCCATATCGATTAAGGACCTGGAATCTGGGAGATTAAGCCAAAGCTTGCCTACAGATAGCCCCTTGTCGATCGACCAGCTAATAAGCCTGGAACAATCCATCACGGGGAAACTGGTATTTCCCTGGAATCCAGACTATGAGCAAGATCGAAAAGATTTTAATGATGTATACCCAGCCTGTCCTGTTGTAATAGTATATGCCGTGTGCTTTGATGATCTCAGGGAGTGTCTTAAAATTGCGCAAGACAATGGTCTCCAGTTTACGATCAGATCGGGAGGACATAGCCTGGCAGGATATTCAGTCTGTGACGGCATGGTCATCGATATGAGTATGATGAAACATGTCCATGTCGATGTTACATCACAAACTTTGACAGTCGATGCGGGTGCAGCTTTCGGGGACATTTTTCCCATTTTAGAGCAATATGGATTGCATATGCCGGGTGGCGGATGCCCTACGGTTTGTGTCGCGGGCTATATGCAGGGTGGTGGTTATGGGCTGACATCGAGGGCATTTGGCATGAATTGCGATTGTGTGCTCGAAGTCATGGTCATGTTGGCTGATGGCAGGATAGTAAAAGCCAACCAAAATTTAAACAGTGACTTATTTTGGGCAGTCAGGGGAGGTACAGGTGGAAATTTTGGCATTTTACTCAATATAAAATATCAACTGGTGCCACTCGGATTTATTTGGGGAATAAAGATCACCTGGAATATAGATCCGAGCCCAGGCGACGCTGCCCAGGCGCTCTATACCATTCAAGAACAGTATTTGACAGACAATGCTTTTGCCAATCTTGGAATTGAAACTATATTGGCCACAGACACTGATGGCAAAAAGAAAGTATTTTTCTGTGCAGTCTGGATTGGAGATGAAGCAGGCTTCGACATGGCCTTGGCTCCTTTGCTGGATGTACCTGGTGCTCAAGTGGTTTTTAAAATCCAGGGCAAATACTCGGATGTCAATGCCCGGGTGTTAGAGGGTACACCGGATTTGCCTGAAGGCATCAAGGCTTACTCCAGAAGTACGATTATTGAGCGATCTCTTAGTATAGCCAATTGGAGCGATATCCTCCAGTACTTTCTGACTGCGCCCAATCAATATACGATGGTAGACATGGAGTGTTATGGTGGTAAAATAAATCAGGTATCTCCCGGATATAATGCATTCATACATCGTACAGCAAAAATGGATTTTTTCTGCGACGCTTTTTTCGATGACCAGACCAAGGATCAAAAGGAAAACGAGATATGGCTCAATGCATTTATGACATTTATGCAGCGATACAGTAATGGGCATTCTTACCAAAACTATCCGAATAGGGATCAACAGAATTGGAAATGGGCTTATTGGGGAAATTTTTATGACCAACTGTTGTCAGTGAAACAAAAATATGATCCGGCCAATGCCTTTAATTATCCTCAATCCATTGGACCTTACCAGTCCATTTCTCGACAAAACCTTATTACCCAAAGTCCTATTCAATATGAAGCCATTTAAACTTATATATATTTTTATTGCACTCGGGTGGCACTTATCCATTGCTCAAAGTCCAGTCGTTTTAAGCATCGGTGAAGACAAATTGATCGGCAAAAATATCAGTTTTTATGTAGATGAAAGTCACTCTGTGACAGTCGACGAGGTATCTTCCAAAACCTTTATACCCTGTGAGACAGATGTACTCAATCTGGGACATCAGGAACATCCTGTCTGGATTCGTTTTCAAGTGACGAATAGAACGGACCAATCCTATTTTCTGCAGATAGAAGCACCTATGCTAGAGGAATTGGAAGTTTATCAAGTAGAGGATGCAAAGTTTAACCAATTATTTAAAGGAGGATTTAATACAGCATTTACAAAAAGACCTATTAAAATTGAAGATTGGTTGTTTAGTTTGCAAAGTAATAAAGATGCGCCTACTACCTATTATATCAGAGCATATACCGGTTTTCCTTTTTTATTGCCGATTAGTATTGCCTCTAAAAATGAATACGTAGGCAGAGTCCAGCAACACAACTTGTTTTGGGGCTTGTATGTCGGCATTATGGTATTTGCTTTTTTGTACAATCTGTTTATTTATTTTTCTGTCAGGGAAAAGACCTATCTGTATTACATTTTATATATCCTGGGTGCATCGTTGTTTTACCTGGGTTTACAAGGATTTGATTTCAAATATCTATGGCCTGATTTGCCCTCTTTGAATAAACATGTTGTATCCATTCTTTGCTTTACCAATATTTGTATCACGGCATTTGCCTTTAGATTTTTAGGCATTAATAAAAAGTCATTTAAATGGCAATATTATTTCGGAATATTCCTTGCCGGCATGTTTGGATTATTGTTTATTCTCGATTTTTTATTGCCTTACGGATTGGTAAACGGATTGGCTCAGTTATTCAGTTTGGTCATCTGTGTTTATTTCATCACCCTTGGAGTCATGGCATATCGCAATAAAATCAGCAATGCGAGGTATTTTTTATTTGCCTGGACTTTGTTTTTATTGTTGGCTATACTCTATATCCTAACGATCAATAATGTATTCCCCAGTAATTTTTTCACCACCCATAGTATTTTTATAGGACATATGACCGAAGTATTGCTGCTGTCGTTTGCTTTGGCTGATCGAATCAATTTTCTAAAAAAGGAGAATGAAGAAAAACAATCCCAGATTATATATCAACTCGAAGAAAACGAAAAGATTCAGCTGAGAGCCAATAAAGAACTGGAGCAAAAAGTAGTGACCCGTACTGCAGAAGTTGTAAAACAAAAGAATGAAGCTGAAAATGCAAGAGCACGTAGTGAAGAGCTGCTACTCAATATTCTTCCTGCTGAAACAGCTGAAGAGCTTAAAGCGACAGGCACTTCGGACGCAAAGTTGATCAGTGAAGCCACAGTTTTATTTGTCGATATCAAAGATTTTAGTTCCATCGCCAGTACTTTGAGCCCCGATGAGTTGGTCAATGAAATCAATGAATGTTTTACAGAGTTTGATATGATTGTGGAGAAATACGGTATCGAGAAGATCAAAACGATAGGTGATGCCTACATGGCTGTGGGTGGGGTGCCCAAACCCAATCACTCCAATCCTGATGATGTAGTCAATGCAGCTTTTGAGATGTTGGACTTTATTAGCAAATTAAATCAAACGAAAATTTCCGAGGGCAGAAAACCATTCAATATCAGGATAGGGGTCAACACTGGGCAAGTGGTCGCAGGAATAGTCGGCGTGAAAAAATTTGCTTATGACATTTGGGGCGATACAGTCAATATAGCCAG encodes:
- a CDS encoding FAD-binding oxidoreductase; its protein translation is MKYRKTKNQIAKSISIKDLESGRLSQSLPTDSPLSIDQLISLEQSITGKLVFPWNPDYEQDRKDFNDVYPACPVVIVYAVCFDDLRECLKIAQDNGLQFTIRSGGHSLAGYSVCDGMVIDMSMMKHVHVDVTSQTLTVDAGAAFGDIFPILEQYGLHMPGGGCPTVCVAGYMQGGGYGLTSRAFGMNCDCVLEVMVMLADGRIVKANQNLNSDLFWAVRGGTGGNFGILLNIKYQLVPLGFIWGIKITWNIDPSPGDAAQALYTIQEQYLTDNAFANLGIETILATDTDGKKKVFFCAVWIGDEAGFDMALAPLLDVPGAQVVFKIQGKYSDVNARVLEGTPDLPEGIKAYSRSTIIERSLSIANWSDILQYFLTAPNQYTMVDMECYGGKINQVSPGYNAFIHRTAKMDFFCDAFFDDQTKDQKENEIWLNAFMTFMQRYSNGHSYQNYPNRDQQNWKWAYWGNFYDQLLSVKQKYDPANAFNYPQSIGPYQSISRQNLITQSPIQYEAI